In Synechococcus sp. KORDI-52, one genomic interval encodes:
- a CDS encoding sulfotransferase domain-containing protein: MASGADRSSWLERWRCQRQIHHSLQGHHDRIAEVYRTQLPNFIIIGAAKSATTSLATALKRHPEIQISRSMEPKFFGRNYLRGWEWYANQFAADPQRPLRGEASTMYSSSYGSYIRTPELIRHHLGPIPLIYLVRHPLRRIESHWRHWHGRIKDCPAFDQLLRSPRLRQRVVDASLYHQQWKRYRRWFPLQSMLSITTEELSAHPQTSLHRILRFIGATPDSSGLLERGELPLMNPAGSKGRRDVATPTWSDELKQQTIDLIRPDSERFLKATGRPGNTWSWD, encoded by the coding sequence ATGGCTTCTGGGGCTGATCGGAGCAGCTGGCTTGAACGCTGGCGTTGCCAGCGACAGATCCATCACAGCCTGCAGGGGCACCATGATCGGATCGCGGAGGTCTACCGCACTCAGTTGCCCAACTTCATCATCATCGGAGCAGCGAAGTCGGCCACGACGAGCCTGGCTACGGCACTGAAACGTCATCCCGAAATCCAGATCAGCAGGTCGATGGAGCCGAAATTCTTCGGCCGCAACTATCTCCGCGGCTGGGAATGGTACGCGAATCAGTTCGCAGCGGATCCGCAGCGCCCCCTGCGGGGTGAAGCCAGCACGATGTATTCATCGTCGTATGGCTCCTACATCAGAACTCCGGAATTGATCCGCCACCACCTCGGCCCTATCCCGCTGATTTATCTGGTGCGCCACCCCCTGCGCCGGATTGAATCCCACTGGCGCCACTGGCATGGACGCATCAAGGACTGCCCGGCTTTTGATCAGCTGCTGCGCTCACCTCGCCTGAGGCAACGCGTTGTGGATGCCTCGCTCTACCACCAGCAATGGAAACGCTACAGGCGCTGGTTTCCGCTGCAGTCGATGTTGAGCATCACCACCGAGGAACTCAGTGCCCACCCCCAAACGAGCCTGCATCGCATCCTGCGCTTCATCGGCGCTACGCCGGATAGCTCCGGGCTACTGGAAAGGGGCGAACTGCCGCTGATGAATCCGGCGGGATCCAAGGGGCGGCGGGATGTGGCGACACCCACCTGGAGCGATGAGCTCAAGCAACAAACGATTGACTTGATTCGCCCCGACAGCGAACGCTTCCTGAAGGCCACAGGCCGGCCCGGCAACACATGGTCCTGGGACTGA
- a CDS encoding SDR family oxidoreductase: protein MTQLAVSGASGKTGWRVVEEALQRGQSVRAIVRPASVLPHALAQAEQEGRLEIRRLELDSAEALLHALQGCTALVIATGARPSINLAGPLQVDAWGVEAQVQACRSLGLKRVVLVSSLCAGRWLHPLNLFGLILVWKRLGERCLERSGLDWTVIRPGGLSEDDSRSLLEGVLVTDADQQQSNSIPRRLVAQVCLDALEQPRAFGRILEITSSPAQPQQSLGQWLDQLG from the coding sequence ATGACCCAACTGGCTGTGTCAGGCGCCTCCGGCAAAACCGGCTGGCGCGTTGTGGAGGAGGCGCTCCAGCGCGGTCAATCGGTCCGAGCCATCGTTAGGCCCGCCTCCGTGCTTCCCCATGCCTTGGCCCAAGCTGAGCAGGAGGGGCGCCTTGAGATACGACGGCTGGAGCTGGATTCAGCGGAAGCTTTGCTTCATGCGTTGCAGGGCTGCACGGCTTTGGTGATCGCCACAGGTGCTCGTCCTTCGATCAACTTGGCGGGACCCTTGCAGGTGGATGCCTGGGGGGTTGAGGCCCAGGTGCAGGCCTGCCGCTCTCTGGGTTTGAAGCGCGTGGTGCTGGTCAGTTCCCTCTGTGCAGGCCGGTGGCTGCACCCCCTCAACCTGTTCGGCTTGATTCTGGTCTGGAAGAGGCTGGGTGAGCGTTGCCTGGAGCGGAGTGGTTTGGATTGGACCGTGATCCGACCCGGAGGCCTCAGTGAAGACGACAGCCGGAGCCTTCTTGAGGGTGTGCTGGTGACCGACGCGGATCAACAGCAGAGCAACAGCATTCCCCGGCGCCTCGTCGCGCAGGTCTGCCTGGACGCTCTGGAGCAGCCGCGTGCTTTCGGGCGAATCCTGGAAATCACCAGTTCCCCTGCGCAGCCCCAGCAATCGCTGGGCCAGTGGTTGGATCAGCTCGGTTGA